In Arachis stenosperma cultivar V10309 chromosome 1, arast.V10309.gnm1.PFL2, whole genome shotgun sequence, one DNA window encodes the following:
- the LOC130941232 gene encoding uncharacterized protein LOC130941232 → MAQRWRSAAGHLRTVAADTRRGPSSFRSSCYHTIQAIPREFTGSRVSARERTQGRIPAVVFFQNLLEKDPTIRPSFSSKKHLVTVERKQIKTILKSPDDAFSFCSTRFPLQIRAGSGSSHLLESGTVLPIKIHRDEESGKVLNLVFVWAEDGMNLKVDVPVVFKGEDVCLGVQKGGMLNKIRTSVKYLCPSEHIPSKIEVDVSNLDIEDKIFIRDIEVHPSLKLLSKNENMPICKVVPTSLGHQAKEDQ, encoded by the exons ATGGCGCAGCGGTGGCGCTCCGCCGCCGGTCACCTCAGAACGGTGGCGGCGGATACCCGTCGGGGACCATCATCATTCCGGAGTTCTTGTTACCACACGATCCAAGCGATCCCGAGAGAGTTCACCGGCAGCAGAGTCTCTGCAAGGGAAAGAACGCAAGGTCGAATCCCTGCCGTGGTTTTCTTCCAGAACCTTCTAGAAAAGGATCCTACAATTCGGCCTTCATTTTCGTCGAAGAAGCATTTGGTCACCGTTGAGAGGAAGCAAATTAAGACCATACTCAAATCCCCTGACGACGCCTTTTCCTTTTGCTCCACACGTTTTCCTCTGCAGATCCGTGCTGGCTCAGGATCCTCCCATTTGCTTGAATCCGGAACTGTTCTTCCCATCAAG ATTCACAGGGACGAGGAGAGTGGGAAGGTTCTGAATCTGGTGTTTGTTTGGGCTGAAGATGGGATGAATTTGAAGGTTGATGTTCCGGTTGTGTTCAAAGGCGAAGATGTTTGTCTTGGTGTTCAGAAAG GGGGGATGTTAAATAAGATCAGAACTAGCGTAAAATATCTCTGTCCATCAGAGCACATTCCTTCGAAAATTGAGGTGGACGTGAGTAATCTTGATATTGAAGATAAGATATTCATCCGCGATATTGAGGTTCATCCATCCTTGAAGCTTCTGAGCAAGAATGAAAACATGCCCATATGTAAAGTAGTTCCAACAAGTTTGGGACACCAAGCGAAGGAGGATCAATGA